The DNA region AGGGCGAGGCTAAAGCCACTATAGTCATGGATTTTTGCACTGATGTGGTGCAGGTGAGTTGTATTACACCGAAATGTTATACAAAATCAGAAGTAATCTGAATTATTCTATTTCAGAATCCCAAACGTGGTCGTTTTTGCTTCGAACTCCGCATGACAACGGGCCATAAATCCTTCACCCTGGCTGCCGAGAACGAGCAGGACTTTAAGGACTGGCTGAGCAAAATCTCCTCGGTTTTGGCCCAGAATCGTGCCCAAGAGGAGAAGCGAAATGCTTCGCTGGAGCGTCAGCCCTCCATCAGTTCGAATCCAAGCCCTCAACTGCAACCGCCAGCAATGGAACCCCAAATCTTTGGTACCCTCAAGGGTTTAGATCAATCGCTGCACCCTCAACTGATGAAGTACGGAAGGGAAACGGATCACTCGATTGCGTTGGCCAGGAGGGAACAGCGGCGTCGGTTATTCGCCTGCTATCAGTCGCCAGCCAAGAGCAGTGGCAGTGATAATGTGGAGCAGTATCGAGAGCACTTTGGCACACGGCTGCTGCTCACCTGCCACAACCTGCGCTTCCGGCTGCAGTGCATCCCACAGGACGAGAGCTCGGCGTCTGGTGTCGAGCAGCAAGTGGAGCCCTATATCACCAGCCTGGCCCTGTACGATGCCAAGGCGAATCGAAAGTTGAGCGAGAACTTTTACTTTAACGTTAATGAGCAGTGGGCAGCCCAGCTATTACCGAATACCCCAGTTCCTTCATCTGTGGCCGGTTGTGGAGTTCCTAGAAAGTCAGCGGATAGCGATGAGAGGAACTCCTCCTCCCAGGCACCTCACTCCCTGTTCGATGGAGTCTCCGCCGAGTTGCTACGAGCGAATCGCCAGCAATTTCAGCAACTCAGGCAGTGTCTGCTTTCCGTTACAGCTCCACATGCCGATATCTATTTGGTTGGTGTATCATTTACGTTATCTAAATCACATATTGATAATAACTTTCATCTAACAGGTGGTGAGAGTGGAAAAACTCCTGCAATCTGGAATAGCTCAGGCTGCTGAGCCCTATCTAAAAGCAGGCAAGGATCCCAAGTTGGGTCAGAAAGTCTACAAGGCGGCAAAGAACTGCGCTCATCACATTGGGCATTATAGACAACCATTTGCCTGGGCAGCAAGACCTCTGTTCAAGCAGTACAGCCACGAATTGGATGTAGATCCCAAAAAGGAGTTTGAATTCAGTCCCATTTACCGACAGGAATTACCTAAGCTGAAGGATGATGAACTCCTAAAGCTATTGGTCGATTTTCGCAAGCCCGAGAAACTGAGCAAACTAACCATCATTCCTGGTAGCCTGAAGATGCAGATGCAGTTCCTGGACCAAACCACACCCTGTGGCTTGAGTAAATCCCTGGCTCCTTTGTCTACCTATAATCCATCTTCCAAGCAATCGCCCACTATTGAATTGGCCGAGTTCCAGAGCCAAAGTGAACGGGATGCGCATCCCTATACGAGTTTCTGCAACCACCTCTATGTGTATCCATTGAGTTTGCAATTTGACagccaaaaattattttcacgAGCGAGGAACATCACGGTGGTGGTGGAGCTGCGCGATGGAGATGGGGAGTACAGCAAACCTTTGAAGGTTAGAagacaatttattttatattatttatatttaaaattcctTATGCATTTCCCTTATTGCAGTGCATCTATGGTCGCCCTGGCCAGGATCTGTTGGTATCCCAGATAGCCTGTCCAGTGCTTCATCACAATGTGACTCCTACGTGGTACGAGGAGATCAAACTACGACTTCCTTTGGGTCTGTTTCCGGAACATCACCTGCTTTTTTCCTTTTACCATGTGTCCTGCAACCTAAGCAAGAAAAGGGAAGCAAATGCGGCTTTTGAGACACCCATTGGTTATGCCTGGCTGCCATTGCTCCAGAAGAACCGAATTTGTCTGGAGGAACAGCAGCTGCCTGTGGCTGCCACCTTGCCAGTGGGCTATCTTTCGATTCAACCCTTGGGATGGGGCAAGGGGGTAAGTTATAGACGTTGTGTGCTTCGCAAAGCCGTTCATCAACTCATGAATTGTTTGTTTTGTCTCTTACCCAACATACCTTACCCAACATACATCCATTCATTCCCCGACTTGCCAACTAACCTGTGCTCTCTCTCTGTGTTTTTTTCTCCGCACTGATCTGCATGCTTactgcaccaccaccaccaccacccaaaACCCTCCCTTGGCTGCCTACAAACCCTTCCAATTTCTCAGCAGAACTGCGGTCCGGATATCCAGTGGATCGATAATCAGAGGAATCTCTATACGGTGGGCTTGCGTCTGGACTCCACGGTTCTTACGGCCGATCAGCACTTGCATAACTTTTTTGGACACTGTGAGAGATTGCTGGAGGGCGGGAAAACTGGAGCCGTGCcggcggaaacggaaacgtGCAAGATTTTGAAAGCAGCCCATGCCATCGATATGAAATCGTTGATAAACTATTTACCTACGCTTCTGAATGAGCTCTTCACCTTGCTGGTTCACACTCAATCCGAGGAAATAGGCTTGAATGTCATCCGATTGATAACGAACATTATCCATTTGATAAGCGATCAGGCCAAGAGACCCGATCTATTGGCAGCCTATGTGAAATACGTATTCCATGCACCCTACTACAGCCAACAAACAGCCAGACAGAGGACTGTCCATGGAGAACTGTGCAGGCACTTGCCCTACCTCCTGAATCCCAGCAATCCCGATTTCCTGATCGTTAACAAATTCATGAGATACTCCTCGATATTCTTCGATCTGATTGTGAAGAGCATGGCTCAACATTTGTTGGCCACCGGCAGGATTCGAATGCTGCGCAACGAGCGGTTTCCCAAGGAGTACGCCGATCGGGTGGAGCAGTTGATCAAGGTATTAATGCCGTACATAACCACTCGATATGAGGACTTGGGCGAGGAGACGCATCTGCTGAATCGCTCCCTAGCTAAATTTGTGCGCCAGTGCCTGAGTTACATGGACAGAGGATTTGTCTTTCGCTTGATTCGTTGTTATATGGCTGATTTTTCGCCTGGTAATACGCGGATACTTCACGAATACAAGTTTAACTTTCTGCAGGAGATCTGTCAGCATGAGCACTATGTACCCCTTAATCTGCCTTTTGTTTTAAATCCGAAGAACAGACCGCCTGAGATGATGCAGCACTTCACTTTGTCCGAGCAGTTCTGCAGGCAGCATTTCCTATCGGGTTTGCTTCTTCAGGAACTGAAGAGTAGTCTCAATGAAATTGGCCATGTGAGGCGTCATGCTCTGGGAATCTTCAAGGATCTGCTGGCCAAACACGAGTTGGACAACCGATATCAGCAGAGGGGTCAGCTCTCGAGGATTGCCCTACTCTATGTTCCATGGCTGGGCGTTGTAATGGACAACATCCATCGGATTGATGACCTTTCTGAGTCTGGAGCTTGTACGCCCAATGGACATGTTTATGCGGACTCCGCCTCCTATACCAAGCGCTTGAGTTGTTCCAGTAGCTATGTGTTTAGCAAGGACTCCTCCACTTTTGGCTCTCTGACGTCCACTCCGCGTTCGAAGAACCGACTGACCCTGCACTGCGATCAGCCGAGTCCTTACCGCACCTCGGTTCACATCAAGGAGCACAACTACCTGGCTGCCATTGCTGGGCAGCCGATTAGCAATGGCATCTCGAATCTCTCACTAAATTCGAATACGGATTCGGGGGTGAGTCCTTGGTTTAGTCCATTAAATCCAAGTGAGCCCCCTACTAACATGCGTTCTCATTTTCAGCACTCTCAGGACACGACCACAATTGGAGCCTACACCAATGGAGATGCAGATGTGGCCCTGCGAAATGGACACAATCGCTCGGTGAGCGTAACCCACGCACAGATCCTTTCCCGCTGCGATAAATTCAGCTCGGCGGAGAGCAAGGACCTGCTCCTGGGCTTCTTGTTCATCATCAAGCA from Drosophila subpulchrella strain 33 F10 #4 breed RU33 chromosome 2L, RU_Dsub_v1.1 Primary Assembly, whole genome shotgun sequence includes:
- the LOC119548719 gene encoding dedicator of cytokinesis protein 9 isoform X7 encodes the protein MERKFTRGLNKLGSAVQMRENVSQLVRESAVLMNCTGRYQRSLSIANKPLVVEPIDFEAFIAKNKTVIQNDPQRELLIYPADDVSEIIMPRKLRTNAKSVADRFDPPNEAIVCPLHGPSIISNGNGHSQVSRQGSIQSNGSHHNGNGHTSSSSSSSLTNSNGHGQLSRKSSQCSNGSSSHKDSSYESALSSITLRSNLAQPEEVDEFADDGHGEDLVDGQPHGSRAECTRFTRQALYTYRAKNHLIHYKYNAYGGNCHDLPSVSPAEELLEEVYEIDADQDRIDEQMTRSQADTITKQGYLLKGPDSASDRMFANIGNKSFKRRYCYLRQEIDGTYILELHKDEKQGEAKATIVMDFCTDVVQNPKRGRFCFELRMTTGHKSFTLAAENEQDFKDWLSKISSVLAQNRAQEEKRNASLERQPSISSNPSPQLQPPAMEPQIFGTLKGLDQSLHPQLMKYGRETDHSIALARREQRRRLFACYQSPAKSSGSDNVEQYREHFGTRLLLTCHNLRFRLQCIPQDESSASGVEQQVEPYITSLALYDAKANRKLSENFYFNVNEQWAAQLLPNTPVPSSVAGCGVPRKSADSDERNSSSQAPHSLFDGVSAELLRANRQQFQQLRQCLLSVTAPHADIYLVVRVEKLLQSGIAQAAEPYLKAGKDPKLGQKVYKAAKNCAHHIGHYRQPFAWAARPLFKQYSHELDVDPKKEFEFSPIYRQELPKLKDDELLKLLVDFRKPEKLSKLTIIPGSLKMQMQFLDQTTPCGLSKSLAPLSTYNPSSKQSPTIELAEFQSQSERDAHPYTSFCNHLYVYPLSLQFDSQKLFSRARNITVVVELRDGDGEYSKPLKCIYGRPGQDLLVSQIACPVLHHNVTPTWYEEIKLRLPLGLFPEHHLLFSFYHVSCNLSKKREANAAFETPIGYAWLPLLQKNRICLEEQQLPVAATLPVGYLSIQPLGWGKGNCGPDIQWIDNQRNLYTVGLRLDSTVLTADQHLHNFFGHCERLLEGGKTGAVPAETETCKILKAAHAIDMKSLINYLPTLLNELFTLLVHTQSEEIGLNVIRLITNIIHLISDQAKRPDLLAAYVKYVFHAPYYSQQTARQRTVHGELCRHLPYLLNPSNPDFLIVNKFMRYSSIFFDLIVKSMAQHLLATGRIRMLRNERFPKEYADRVEQLIKVLMPYITTRYEDLGEETHLLNRSLAKFVRQCLSYMDRGFVFRLIRCYMADFSPGNTRILHEYKFNFLQEICQHEHYVPLNLPFVLNPKNRPPEMMQHFTLSEQFCRQHFLSGLLLQELKSSLNEIGHVRRHALGIFKDLLAKHELDNRYQQRGQLSRIALLYVPWLGVVMDNIHRIDDLSESGACTPNGHVYADSASYTKRLSCSSSYVFSKDSSTFGSLTSTPRSKNRLTLHCDQPSPYRTSVHIKEHNYLAAIAGQPISNGISNLSLNSNTDSGHSQDTTTIGAYTNGDADVALRNGHNRSVSVTHAQILSRCDKFSSAESKDLLLGFLFIIKHLSQDQMVGWWQNCNESETLQFLSILDLCLLQFRYVGKKSVVITPDTRQGRSAKANTLPARTQPPTGLENGNQEQLPNSGTLNQTREHLLEDMDTLARSQLALYESNLATEVGMIILDCLGMYVLQFRQLLADSLILPKVARVYLRFLQLGQSERLSKHVFAALRAFINNYAVALFKGNAMLCGQMVYELLKACDSRLVEIRHESCAVLYLLMRSNFEFSGRKALTRVHLQVIISVSQMIGNVIGLNNARFQESLSIINSYANSDKAMKGTGFPMEVKDLTRRVRTVLMATAQMQAHHMDPERLLELQYSLANSYASTPELRHTWLVTMARNHEQNGNLSEAACCHLHIAALMCEYLRLKGGCTLSWSSTAFKKISTNIPRDEQGLKLDAGAQDSQYTEQMLLEQLKQCADFLDRAERFECLGELYKLILPMYERDRSFLDLAHCYEHLTQAYNKIVEVNRSGKRMLGRFYRVVFYGMMYFEEDHAIEYVYKEPKLTSLSEISERLGKQYKDKFGADVVKMIMDSSPVKVDELDAKLAYIQVTHVIPFFSKDELDQRLNEFEQNHDVDTFMYETPFTKSGAARGSVEEQWKRKTVIKTQYSFPYVLKRIPVKSREIIELSPIEVAIDEMQSKVSELEEIILPPADVKKLQLRLQGSVAVTVNAGPLAYAHAFLDAKVVNNFSLDRVADLKDVFRDFIVVCQKALFLNERIISADQKEYHHVLKENYEKLCQALSELLDDESFQPLGDDADSINQRNSMALFNAISGASNNSSTA